A genomic stretch from Hymenobacter psoromatis includes:
- a CDS encoding ribonuclease R: protein MKNPQDPAAPRAARAKAAPTTKTATVPTPPAPAGLSQDLVYRQFADNPGKVLGYRQLSRRLGITTKAQREDLFAYLKELKQTGRLELVQNDEYRLANPTDLQVAASAAKSRKPAKKAPAAAAPEPVLEEEFGQDPIVHRRRSAGFDHPGDGPERRPHRDSNTVIGTVSLATPRFAFVVREDGEGDDIRVFTDQLRYALDGDLVRVRLRGIRDGRLTGDVVEVIKRQRVEVVGRLQLHGSIGFVKPDNRKSYFDVMVPPDGLADSRNGDKVLVRITEFPDHEGQGKNPVGTIVRNFGAAGENEAEINAIMAEFGLPFEFPSAVEEEAEAISTKISKEEIAKRRDFRDVLTFTIDPADAKDFDDALSLRTLENGNYEVGVHIADVTHYVRLGTELEREGKSRATSVYLVDRVIPMLPENLSNGLCSLRPNEDKLTFSAVFELDEKGKLVDSWFGKTVIHSDRRFSYEDAQDRIETGEGDLAAEVNLLNSLAKKLSAERFRKGAISFETQEVKFKLGEDGKPLGVYVKERKDAHKLIEEFMLLANKRVAEFVFGLKKTKPRFTMVYRTHDAPDPDRLENFALFAQKFGHKLNLSNPKKISTELNKLSEDVVGKPEQNVIQGLAIRSMSKAIYTTEPLGHFGLAFAHYSHFTSPIRRYPDMMAHRLLEYYLEGGKNAAVEPVEEACKHSSAREKLAANAERASIKYKQVEYIGAHIGEEFTGVVSGLTERGIYVEIEANKCEGMVRISDIPGDTFELDKENYRIVGRGSKRIIQFGDELQVIVTSANLLDRTIDMELVDNRPEGVKQRERAEREAGRGGRPARNRDGNSSKSGGGHKGGSGGGRGGRDGGKKRR, encoded by the coding sequence ATGAAAAACCCCCAAGACCCCGCCGCCCCCCGCGCCGCTCGCGCGAAGGCAGCCCCCACCACCAAGACTGCTACAGTCCCTACCCCCCCCGCGCCGGCCGGCCTCAGCCAGGACCTCGTGTACCGGCAGTTTGCCGATAACCCCGGCAAGGTGCTTGGCTATCGCCAGCTCTCGCGCCGCCTCGGCATCACCACCAAAGCCCAGCGTGAGGACCTGTTTGCTTACCTCAAGGAGCTCAAGCAAACCGGCCGCCTGGAGCTGGTTCAGAACGACGAATACCGCCTGGCCAACCCCACCGACCTGCAAGTGGCGGCCAGCGCCGCCAAGAGCCGGAAACCAGCTAAAAAAGCCCCGGCGGCCGCTGCGCCCGAGCCGGTGCTGGAAGAGGAATTTGGCCAGGACCCTATCGTGCATCGTCGCCGCTCGGCGGGTTTCGACCACCCCGGCGACGGGCCGGAGCGCCGGCCACACCGCGACAGTAATACCGTGATTGGCACGGTGTCGCTCGCTACCCCCCGCTTTGCGTTCGTAGTGCGCGAGGACGGCGAGGGCGATGATATCCGCGTCTTTACCGACCAGCTGCGCTACGCCCTCGACGGCGACCTGGTGCGGGTGCGCCTGCGCGGCATCCGCGACGGCCGCCTCACCGGCGATGTGGTGGAGGTTATCAAGCGGCAGCGCGTGGAGGTGGTGGGCCGCCTGCAGCTGCACGGCTCTATTGGCTTCGTGAAGCCCGACAACCGCAAGTCGTACTTCGATGTGATGGTGCCGCCCGACGGGCTGGCCGACTCGCGCAACGGCGACAAAGTGCTGGTGCGCATCACCGAATTCCCGGACCACGAAGGGCAGGGCAAAAACCCGGTGGGCACCATCGTGCGCAATTTCGGGGCGGCCGGCGAAAATGAGGCCGAGATAAATGCCATCATGGCCGAATTTGGCCTGCCCTTCGAATTTCCGAGCGCGGTGGAAGAAGAGGCCGAGGCCATCTCAACCAAAATTTCGAAGGAAGAAATTGCCAAGCGGCGCGACTTCCGCGACGTGCTCACCTTCACCATCGACCCGGCCGACGCCAAGGACTTTGACGATGCGCTGAGCCTGCGCACGCTGGAAAATGGCAACTACGAAGTCGGCGTGCACATTGCCGACGTGACGCACTACGTGCGCCTCGGCACCGAGCTGGAACGGGAGGGTAAGAGCCGCGCCACGTCCGTTTACCTCGTGGACCGCGTGATTCCGATGCTGCCCGAAAACCTCTCCAACGGCCTCTGCTCGCTGCGGCCCAATGAGGATAAGCTGACCTTCTCGGCCGTGTTTGAGCTCGATGAAAAGGGTAAGCTGGTGGACTCGTGGTTTGGCAAAACCGTCATTCACTCCGACCGCCGCTTCAGCTACGAGGACGCGCAGGACCGCATCGAAACTGGCGAGGGCGACCTGGCCGCGGAGGTGAACCTGCTGAACAGCCTGGCCAAAAAGCTCTCGGCCGAGCGCTTCCGCAAGGGTGCCATTTCGTTTGAAACGCAGGAGGTGAAATTCAAACTGGGGGAGGATGGCAAGCCGCTGGGCGTGTACGTGAAGGAGCGCAAGGACGCGCATAAGCTTATTGAGGAGTTCATGCTGCTCGCTAATAAGCGGGTGGCCGAGTTCGTGTTTGGCCTCAAAAAGACCAAGCCGCGCTTCACGATGGTGTACCGCACCCACGACGCGCCCGACCCCGACCGCCTGGAAAACTTCGCCCTGTTTGCCCAGAAATTCGGCCACAAGCTAAACCTGAGCAACCCGAAAAAAATCAGCACTGAGCTGAATAAGCTCAGCGAGGATGTCGTGGGCAAGCCCGAGCAGAACGTGATTCAGGGCCTGGCCATCCGGTCCATGTCGAAGGCCATTTACACTACCGAGCCGCTGGGGCACTTCGGCCTGGCCTTCGCGCACTACTCGCACTTCACCTCACCCATCCGCCGCTACCCCGACATGATGGCCCACCGCCTGCTGGAGTACTATCTTGAAGGGGGTAAGAACGCGGCCGTCGAGCCCGTGGAAGAGGCGTGCAAGCATTCGTCGGCCCGCGAGAAGCTGGCGGCCAATGCCGAGCGCGCCAGCATCAAATACAAGCAGGTCGAGTACATCGGCGCGCATATCGGCGAAGAGTTTACCGGCGTCGTGTCGGGCCTCACCGAGCGCGGCATCTACGTCGAGATTGAGGCCAACAAGTGCGAAGGCATGGTGCGCATTTCCGACATTCCGGGCGACACCTTCGAGCTGGACAAGGAGAACTACCGCATCGTGGGCCGCGGCTCGAAGCGCATCATTCAGTTTGGCGACGAGCTGCAAGTCATCGTCACCTCCGCCAACCTGCTCGACCGCACCATCGACATGGAGTTGGTCGATAATCGCCCCGAAGGCGTGAAGCAGCGCGAGCGCGCCGAGCGCGAAGCTGGCCGTGGTGGCCGCCCCGCCCGCAACCGCGACGGCAACAGCAGCAAGAGCGGCGGCGGCCACAAGGGCGGCTCCGGCGGCGGCCGGGGGGGTAGGGACGGCGGCAAAAAGCGCCGGTAA
- a CDS encoding geranyl transferase produces the protein MQTDLSALLQQALTALDYGQQPATLYDPIRYIMGLGGKRLRPLLTLLGGQLFTDDLAPLVKPALATEVFHNFTLVHDDLMDQAPLRRGQPTVHERWNASTAILSGDVMLVRAYELLVENVALSLLPPVLRRFSQTAAEVCEGQQWDMNFETETSVTIAQYLDMIRLKTAVLLGFALELGAVLAGASAADAEHLRQFGTDIGLAFQLRDDLLDVYGDAATFGKRVGGDIISDKKTFLLLTAQAQANATQRAALARHIGQPVPDAEAKVQAVRALYDELEIRPQTEALINDYFQAALQHLERVGALVARKQPLHQLALQLLERES, from the coding sequence GTGCAAACCGACCTCTCCGCCCTCCTCCAGCAAGCCCTGACAGCGCTTGATTACGGCCAGCAGCCCGCCACCCTCTACGACCCCATTCGCTACATTATGGGCCTGGGTGGCAAGCGCCTGCGGCCGCTGCTCACGCTGCTCGGCGGCCAGCTCTTTACCGATGACCTCGCGCCTCTGGTGAAGCCCGCGCTGGCCACCGAGGTCTTCCACAACTTCACCCTGGTGCACGACGACCTCATGGACCAGGCCCCATTGCGGCGTGGCCAGCCCACGGTGCATGAGCGCTGGAACGCCAGTACGGCCATTCTTTCGGGCGATGTGATGCTGGTGCGCGCCTACGAGCTGCTGGTCGAAAACGTGGCCCTATCCCTGCTGCCGCCGGTGTTGCGCCGCTTCTCCCAAACCGCCGCCGAGGTGTGCGAGGGCCAGCAGTGGGACATGAATTTTGAAACCGAGACCAGCGTCACCATCGCCCAATACCTGGACATGATTCGGCTGAAAACGGCCGTGCTGCTCGGCTTTGCCCTGGAGCTGGGGGCCGTGCTGGCCGGCGCCAGCGCCGCCGATGCCGAGCACTTGCGGCAGTTCGGCACCGACATCGGCCTGGCCTTCCAGCTGCGCGACGACCTACTCGACGTGTATGGCGACGCGGCCACCTTCGGCAAGCGGGTCGGCGGCGACATCATTTCCGACAAGAAAACCTTCCTCCTGCTCACCGCCCAGGCCCAGGCCAACGCCACCCAGCGCGCCGCTCTGGCCCGCCATATCGGCCAGCCCGTGCCCGATGCTGAGGCCAAGGTGCAGGCCGTGCGCGCCCTCTACGATGAGCTGGAAATTCGCCCCCAGACCGAGGCGCTCATCAACGATTACTTCCAGGCTGCCTTGCAGCATTTGGAGCGGGTAGGAGCGCTCGTAGCCCGCAAGCAGCCCCTGCATCAGCTGGCTTTGCAGCTGCTGGAGCGCGAGTCGTGA
- a CDS encoding rhomboid family intramembrane serine protease — protein sequence MQINPILILIGLTVAISAYAWSKPELVRAWIMEPYVMARSGGQWYRLLTSGFLHADWAHLLFNMFAFYSFSPVVLSTLAQGYGPGAGVGLFLLLYLGGIILSDLPTYFQHRDDPGYRSLGASGGVASVLFASILLFPVNRNGGGIIIFPIPFPIQPFIFGFLYLAYSWYMGRRRGDNVNHDAHFYGALFGVLLIIALIPGVVPEFVQQVGSFRF from the coding sequence ATGCAAATTAATCCCATTCTGATTCTCATCGGCCTCACGGTCGCCATCTCCGCCTACGCCTGGTCCAAGCCCGAGCTCGTGCGCGCCTGGATAATGGAGCCCTACGTCATGGCCCGCTCCGGCGGCCAGTGGTACCGCCTGCTCACCTCCGGCTTCCTACACGCCGACTGGGCGCACCTGCTCTTCAACATGTTTGCCTTTTACTCCTTCAGCCCGGTGGTCCTGTCCACGCTGGCCCAGGGCTACGGGCCGGGGGCGGGGGTAGGGCTGTTTTTGCTGCTCTATCTGGGCGGCATTATCCTATCCGATTTGCCTACCTACTTCCAGCACCGCGACGACCCCGGCTACCGCAGCCTGGGTGCGTCGGGGGGGGTAGCGTCGGTGCTGTTCGCCAGCATTCTGCTATTTCCCGTCAATAGGAATGGCGGCGGCATCATCATCTTCCCCATTCCCTTCCCCATTCAGCCCTTCATTTTCGGCTTCCTCTACCTGGCGTATTCCTGGTACATGGGCCGCCGCCGAGGCGACAACGTTAACCACGATGCCCACTTCTACGGCGCGCTTTTCGGCGTGCTGCTCATTATTGCCCTCATTCCGGGGGTAGTCCCGGAGTTTGTCCAACAAGTAGGAAGTTTTAGATTCTAA
- a CDS encoding DNA recombination protein RecF: MTLDQLHLLFFKNYEEASLAFGPGINCFIGDNGSGKTNLLDAIYYLALTKSAFASADAQAIKQGADFFVVKGSFSTPPAERTATIQVSLRVGQKKTITHDKQPYERLADHIGRYPAVLISPYDTDLIRQGSEERRRYFDSLQSQLDHEFLELLIQYNGLLRQRNATLKLSGSSQGFDALYLQSLDDQLAPLGERLAALRAEFATQFVPVFQRHYLQLADGREEVSLDYKSQLTGQNFRHLLLANERRDLALQRSTTGPHRDDFVFLMDGLPVKSYASQGQQKSFAIALKLAQFELLAQRPQNAGSAQTKPLLLLDDIFDRLDDKRIARLLELVADHTFGQVFLTDTNLERTNRALAGVSSAIRQFEVRAGNVRAI, translated from the coding sequence ATGACGCTCGACCAGCTCCACCTGCTTTTTTTCAAGAATTACGAAGAAGCCAGCCTGGCCTTCGGCCCCGGCATCAATTGCTTTATCGGGGATAATGGCAGCGGCAAAACCAACCTGCTCGACGCCATTTACTACCTGGCACTTACTAAGAGCGCTTTTGCCAGCGCCGATGCGCAGGCCATTAAGCAGGGTGCCGATTTTTTCGTGGTTAAAGGCAGCTTTTCTACGCCGCCAGCCGAGCGGACCGCAACCATCCAGGTTAGCCTGCGCGTGGGGCAGAAGAAGACTATTACGCACGATAAGCAGCCCTATGAGCGCCTGGCCGACCACATTGGCCGCTACCCTGCCGTGCTCATATCACCCTACGATACCGACCTCATCAGGCAGGGCAGCGAGGAGCGCCGACGTTATTTCGACAGCCTCCAGTCGCAGTTAGACCACGAGTTCCTGGAGCTTCTTATCCAATACAACGGCCTGCTGCGCCAGCGCAACGCCACCCTCAAGCTAAGTGGCAGCAGCCAGGGTTTTGATGCTCTTTACCTACAGTCGCTCGACGACCAGCTTGCGCCGTTGGGTGAGCGGCTGGCCGCGCTGCGGGCTGAGTTCGCTACGCAGTTCGTCCCCGTTTTTCAGCGGCACTATTTGCAGCTGGCCGATGGGCGCGAGGAAGTTTCGCTGGATTACAAGAGCCAGTTGACCGGCCAGAACTTTCGCCATCTGCTGCTGGCCAACGAGCGCCGCGACCTGGCTTTGCAGCGCAGCACTACCGGCCCTCACCGCGACGACTTCGTTTTTCTGATGGATGGACTGCCGGTGAAGAGCTACGCCTCGCAAGGCCAGCAGAAGTCGTTTGCCATTGCCCTCAAGCTTGCGCAATTTGAGCTGCTGGCCCAGCGCCCCCAGAACGCGGGTTCAGCACAGACCAAGCCACTGCTGCTGTTAGACGACATCTTTGACCGCCTCGATGACAAGCGCATCGCGCGGCTCCTAGAGCTGGTAGCCGACCACACGTTTGGGCAAGTCTTCCTCACCGACACCAACCTGGAGCGCACCAACCGCGCCCTAGCGGGGGTGAGTAGCGCCATTCGGCAGTTCGAGGTGCGGGCCGGAAACGTACGGGCAATTTGA
- a CDS encoding pyruvate dehydrogenase (acetyl-transferring) E1 component subunit alpha → MPDAHAGDNTNKEPLATSPDQPEFSKEVYLAWYEQMQLMRKFEEKAGQLYGQQKIKGFCHLYIGQEACVAGAVSALEKGDKYITAYRDHAHPLALGTSPNAIMAELFAKATGCSKGKGGSMHMFDKEVGFMGGHGIVGGQIPMGAGIAFAEKYNKTGKLCICYMGDGAVRQGALHEAFNMAMLWKLPVIFVVENNGYAMGTSVQRTSNVTDLHIIAEGYQMPNEPVNAMNVEDVHNAVARAAERARGGEGPTFLEFKTYRYKGHSMSDPAKYRTKEEVEEYRHRDSIESVRHTILTHHMATEEELTAIDERIKGRVQESVEFAENSPYPDAAELYHDVYVQSDYPYIHD, encoded by the coding sequence TTGCCCGACGCGCACGCTGGTGACAATACTAACAAGGAGCCCCTTGCTACCTCACCCGACCAACCGGAGTTTTCGAAAGAAGTTTACCTGGCGTGGTATGAGCAGATGCAGCTCATGCGCAAGTTTGAGGAGAAGGCCGGCCAACTTTATGGTCAGCAAAAAATTAAAGGATTCTGCCATCTATATATTGGCCAGGAAGCCTGCGTTGCCGGGGCCGTGTCGGCGTTGGAGAAAGGTGATAAGTACATCACCGCCTACCGCGACCACGCGCACCCGCTGGCCCTCGGCACATCGCCCAATGCCATCATGGCCGAGCTGTTTGCCAAAGCCACGGGCTGCTCGAAAGGCAAAGGCGGCTCGATGCACATGTTCGACAAGGAGGTTGGGTTTATGGGCGGCCACGGCATCGTGGGCGGCCAGATTCCGATGGGGGCCGGCATCGCATTTGCCGAGAAGTATAACAAGACCGGCAAGCTGTGCATCTGCTACATGGGCGATGGCGCGGTGCGCCAGGGTGCCTTGCATGAGGCCTTCAACATGGCCATGCTGTGGAAGCTGCCCGTGATTTTTGTGGTGGAGAACAACGGGTACGCGATGGGCACTTCGGTGCAGCGGACCTCCAACGTGACCGACCTGCACATCATCGCCGAAGGCTACCAGATGCCGAACGAGCCCGTGAATGCCATGAACGTGGAGGACGTGCACAACGCGGTGGCCCGCGCCGCCGAGCGCGCCCGTGGCGGCGAAGGCCCGACGTTCCTGGAATTCAAAACTTACCGCTACAAAGGCCACTCGATGAGTGACCCCGCCAAGTACCGCACCAAGGAGGAGGTAGAAGAATACCGCCACCGCGATTCTATCGAATCAGTTCGCCACACTATTCTCACGCACCACATGGCGACGGAGGAAGAACTGACGGCCATTGATGAGCGCATTAAAGGCCGGGTGCAGGAGTCGGTTGAATTCGCGGAGAATTCGCCCTACCCCGATGCGGCTGAGCTGTACCACGATGTGTACGTGCAGAGTGATTATCCGTATATCCACGATTAA
- a CDS encoding cytochrome C biosynthesis protein — protein MTENPLLEDPDALAARLVESEDFVRRNRNVLLGILVVVVAAIAGAFGYNYWRTEQNAQAQNAMFKAVDYWEADSLGKATKGDGKHPGLDKVATEYSGTKAGNLADFYAGVAALKQNKFQDAYNYLNKFSSGDYLVQSRAYALMGDAKLELNQPKDAADLYAKAADHNANEYFSPGYVLKQGIALEAAKDNAGAIKAYDRILNDYPAAQEAGEARQRKAGLSQ, from the coding sequence GTGACCGAAAATCCGTTGCTTGAAGACCCCGATGCCCTGGCGGCGCGCCTGGTGGAATCGGAAGATTTTGTGCGGCGCAACCGGAACGTGCTGCTGGGTATTCTGGTGGTGGTAGTGGCGGCCATCGCGGGCGCGTTTGGCTACAACTACTGGCGCACGGAGCAAAATGCGCAGGCGCAAAACGCCATGTTCAAAGCGGTGGACTACTGGGAGGCTGACTCGCTTGGCAAGGCTACGAAGGGCGACGGCAAGCACCCCGGCCTCGACAAGGTAGCGACTGAGTATAGCGGCACGAAAGCCGGCAACCTCGCCGACTTCTACGCCGGTGTAGCCGCGCTCAAGCAAAATAAATTTCAGGATGCCTACAACTATCTGAACAAGTTCAGCTCGGGTGATTACTTGGTGCAGTCGCGGGCTTACGCGCTGATGGGCGATGCCAAACTCGAGCTTAACCAACCCAAGGACGCCGCCGACCTCTATGCCAAGGCGGCCGACCACAATGCCAACGAGTATTTCTCGCCGGGCTATGTGCTCAAGCAGGGCATCGCGCTGGAAGCAGCCAAGGATAATGCCGGCGCCATCAAGGCGTACGACCGCATTCTGAACGACTACCCGGCGGCCCAAGAAGCCGGCGAAGCGCGTCAGCGCAAAGCCGGCCTGAGCCAGTAA
- a CDS encoding 6,7-dimethyl-8-ribityllumazine synthase, whose amino-acid sequence MATALQNLSTYDSAGFIDISEKRFGLVVAEWNRELTDTLSNGAYETLLKHGAQPENIFRNTVPGSFELTLGAQLLAQHDEMDAVICLGVVIKGDTKHDDYICHAVAQGLTTVGLKYNKPVIFGLVTTNTLEQAWDRAGGRHGNKGVDAAVAAIQMLGF is encoded by the coding sequence ATGGCTACTGCCCTCCAAAACCTGAGCACTTACGACAGCGCTGGCTTCATCGACATTAGTGAAAAGCGCTTTGGCCTGGTCGTGGCCGAGTGGAACCGCGAACTGACCGATACGCTCAGCAACGGTGCCTACGAGACGCTGCTGAAACACGGAGCCCAGCCGGAAAATATCTTCCGCAATACCGTGCCCGGCAGCTTCGAGCTGACGCTAGGGGCGCAATTGCTGGCGCAGCACGACGAGATGGATGCGGTTATCTGCCTGGGGGTAGTAATCAAGGGCGACACCAAGCACGACGACTACATCTGCCACGCCGTGGCGCAGGGCCTGACTACGGTCGGGCTAAAGTATAATAAGCCGGTGATATTTGGCCTGGTAACTACCAACACGCTGGAGCAGGCCTGGGACCGGGCCGGCGGGCGGCACGGCAACAAGGGCGTGGATGCTGCGGTAGCGGCCATTCAAATGCTCGGATTCTGA
- a CDS encoding molecular chaperone DnaK, whose product MSEENLRYSREDLAEFDHIIQDKLTAARKELSFIKETLTRNNESGTDTTAASLKVLEDGAETAEKESLNQLASRQMKFIQQLENAQTRIKNGTYGVCIGTGKLIPKERLRAVPHTQHSIEAKLARRD is encoded by the coding sequence ATGTCCGAAGAAAACCTCCGCTATTCGCGGGAAGACTTAGCTGAGTTTGACCACATTATTCAGGATAAGCTAACGGCAGCTCGCAAGGAGCTGTCCTTCATCAAGGAGACGCTGACCCGTAACAACGAGTCGGGCACCGACACCACGGCGGCCTCGCTGAAGGTGCTCGAAGACGGTGCAGAAACTGCCGAGAAGGAGAGCCTAAACCAGTTGGCTTCGCGCCAGATGAAGTTCATTCAGCAGCTAGAGAATGCGCAGACGCGCATTAAAAATGGCACCTACGGCGTGTGCATTGGCACGGGCAAGCTCATCCCCAAGGAGCGCCTGCGCGCAGTGCCGCACACCCAGCACTCGATTGAGGCCAAGCTGGCCCGTCGCGACTAG